The following are encoded in a window of Diorhabda sublineata isolate icDioSubl1.1 chromosome 5, icDioSubl1.1, whole genome shotgun sequence genomic DNA:
- the LOC130443999 gene encoding DENN domain-containing protein 1A-like isoform X3: MGSRIRENVRHFFECFCEVVPPTGDTDAWIIQQFPETYKDTEVLKSVPKFAYPYKFENDVIQHYSFVLTDQESKWTFGFCRHDPKSETAIVVLSSLPWHQGFYKFLDTTAVLMHSSRTEDLREFLTAVYNAKIAEPGRKFIVPFNKGESTFTVDVPRPFQLPSIPENRNLTEYFNAVDTHTMSVIFASMLFERRIIFISKKLKRLSACVQSANDIIYPMIWQHIFIPVLPMSLIDYLLAPMPFLIGVPEEVFKQVRRSEIGDVVILDTDANTVETPFDDLNSLPTEVVTSLRKQLKNKQLGDGVSRAFLRALVQLIGGYRDALKFQPGQKVTFDEERFIETRSPSLQPFLREMLQLQIFQQFIEERLTMLNTGQGFSDEFEYEIEGYSAKSGSKLKQQYKEWTTTMKKEGTAFFKSVKDKANPAVKSAVKTVKDGGKGVKSAYKGLRSKLKDNQGPHHLENGIERGDKPRSAPNSPTGKRSTIPGFSAPVTTYRKDAALALKNSAMQRSYSPLSPSSQPLSPDVIDSPRSGSPVEIPQIDLMNEMEDLLQLRLDTPPVDRSQNQETEDLIRLDSASDIDDFDPLSTKSTPNKSKLPLTISNPLYTYENNSIKQNGGISNSTFKQQQVTNREIQNDQDLLQEYGLNFNFSSIQNQNSFDSFGTSSKVNVKSQWTKFD, from the exons ATGGGATCAAGAATAAg GGAGAACGTTAGACATTTCTTTGAATGTTTTTGCGAAGTTGTACCCCCAACTGGTGATACTGATGCATGGATTATACAACAATTTCCTGAAACATACAAGGACACAGAAGTATTAAAATCCGTACCAAAATTTGCTTATccatataaatttgaaaa tgATGTGATACAGCACTATTCATTTGTACTAACCGATCAGGAATCAAAGTGGACTTTTGGATTTTGTAGACATGATCCCAAATCAGAAACTGCGATCGTGGTCTTGAGCTCTTTACCATGGCATCAAGGATTTTATAA atttctaGATACAACTGCAGTATTAATGCATAGTTCGAGAACGGAAGATCTCAGGGAATTCTTAACAGCAGTATACAATGCCAAAATTGCCGAACCTGGACGAAAGTTCATAGTTCCATTCAATAAAGGAGAAAGT ACCTTCACTGTAGATGTACCAAGACCTTTTCAATTACCGAGTATACCTGAAAAT agaaACCTGACAGAATATTTTAATGCTGTTGATACTCATACAATGTCCGTAATTTTTGCTTCCATGCTATTCGAAAGGAggataatatttatttcgaaaaaattaaaacggtTAAGTGCTTGCGTACAATCTGCCAATGATATAATATATCCCATGATTTGGCAACATATATTTATTCCAGTGTTGCCAATGTCGCTAATAGATTATCTATTAGCGCCCATGCCTTTTCTAATCGGAGTGCCTGAAGAAGTATTTAAG caaGTTAGACGAAGTGAAATAGGTGATGTGGTTATTCTAGATACAGATGCGAATACAGTAGAAACCCCATTTGATGATCTGAATAGTCTTCCTACAGAAGTG GTAACATCTTtaagaaaacaattaaaaaacaaacaattaggCGACGGCGTATCAAGGGCGTTTTTAAGGGCTTTAGTTCAGTTAATAGGAGGATACAGAGATGCATTGAAATTTCAACCTGGTCAAAAGGTAACATTCGATGAAGAAAGATTTATTGAAACTAGGTCACCATCTTTACAACCATTCCTACGGGAAATGTTGCAACTACAAATCTTTCaacag tttatagaAGAACGGTTGACGATGTTAAACACTGGTCAAGGATTCTCTGATGAATTCGAATATGAAATCGAGGGTTATTCAGCTAAATCCGGTTCCAAACTCAAACAACAGTACAAAGAATGGACTACAACGATGAAGAAAGAAGGTACAGCATTTTTCAAAAGTGTAAAAGATAAG gCGAATCCTGCAGTGAAATCCGCAGTTAAAACA gtGAAAGATGGCGGCAAAGGAGTGAAAAGTGCATACAAAGGCTTACGGtcaaaattaaaagataatCAAGGACCACATCATTTAGAAAATGGCATCGAAAGAGGTGACAAACCTCGTTCTGCACCCAATTCGCCTACTGGTAAACGAAGTACAATTCCAGGATTTAGTGCACCTGTAACGACGTACCGTAAAGATGCAGCTTTAGCTCTAAAAAATTCAGCTATGCAAAG GTCTTATAGCCCACTTAGTCCTAGTTCCCAACCTTTATCGCCCGATGTTATAGATAGTCCACGAAGTGGTAGTCCTGTAGAAATACCTCAAATTGAtttaatgaatgaaatggaaGATTTATTGCAATTACGACTTGATACGCCACCTGTTGATAGATCT CAAAACCAAGAGACTGAAGACTTGATCAGACTGGATTCTGCATCAGATATCGATGATTTTGATCCTTTATCAACTAAATCTACTCCTAATAAAAGCAAACTTCCGTTAACAATATCAAATCCTCTGTATACGTACGAGAACAATAGTATTAAACAAAATGGAGGCATCTCAAATTCTACTTTCAAACAACAGCAAGTAACAAATAGAGAGATTCAAAACGATCAAGATTTACTTCAGGAGTATGGTTTGAACTTCAATTTTTCCAGTATACAGAATCAAAACAGTTTTGATTCGTTCGGTACCAGTAGTAAAGTTAACGTGAAGAGTCAGTGgacaaaatttgattga
- the LOC130444003 gene encoding probable palmitoyltransferase ZDHHC24, giving the protein MNIRINIFPKCIRDAFVTGFLFVIMPVVYYFEMFVVLPKYYKQWSAWYNFHFVIGTTILFNICSNLIAIIMCDTSIKGRVLPTDLKPDWRFCSVCESVAPPRSWHCEVCKVCILKRDHHCMFTSCCIGFENHRYFLIFVFYMLIATLYASYYNMKFIKNFVTFDFSWTSIFKIVFPLATLFMEWTQNQLFIFLILIVFFGAGFSGALLYFHIDLMLRSVVTYERNTVSKYDKGKLENIKLVLGDKWYLVWLSPWIKSKLTCDGINWDKMLSLKEK; this is encoded by the coding sequence ATGAAcattcgaataaatatttttccaaaatgtatAAGAGATGCTTTTGTTACtggttttttatttgttataatgcCAGTGGTTTACTACTTTGAAATGTTTGTGGTTTTACCTAAATATTATAAACAGTGGAGTGCTTggtacaattttcattttgttattggGACTactattttgtttaatatatgtTCAAATTTGATTGCAATAATAATGTGTGATACTAGCATAAAAGGACGAGTTTTACCAACCGACTTGAAACCAGATTGGAGGTTCTGTTCTGTATGTGAATCTGTAGCTCCTCCAAGATCATGGCATTGTGAAGTATGTAAAGTCTGTATTCTTAAGCGAGATCACCATTGCATGTTTACTAGTTGCTGTATAGGTTTTGAAAACCATCGctactttttgatatttgtattttatatgcTGATAGCAACTTTATATGCATCTTATTacaatatgaaatttataaaaaattttgtaacatttgatttttcttgGACGTCCATATTTAAGATAGTTTTTCCACTGGCCACGTTATTTATGGAATGGACCcaaaatcaattattcatttttctgattttaatagttttttttgggGCTGGTTTCAGTGGcgcattattatattttcatatagaTTTAATGTTGAGAAGTGTTGTAACTTATGAACGTAACACTGTTAGTAAATATGACAAAggtaaattagaaaatattaagcTTGTTTTAGGTGATAAATGGTATTTAGTTTGGTTGTCACCTTGGATAAAAAGTAAATTGACATGTGATGGTATTAATTGGGACAAAATGTTATCTTTAAAAGAGAAGTAA
- the LOC130444001 gene encoding dnaJ homolog subfamily C member 17 → MGELKIEELDLYEILNVDVNSPTSEIKKAYRKQALQCHPDKNPDDPNAVKKFHELSKILEILTDVSARAAYDRVLKARKEAALRHKELDSKRRKLKEDLEYREKLTSVNRKTADELLKEEIERLRKEGSRQVQEEIEIVKQQLKKEQNLNAEYWDGSKHRIKLKWTASKNDKTNGGYTQEMLNKFLSKYGDIQVLVMSPKKAGSALVEFKDRNAAEMAVNLEVGLPQNPLKLEWLNGPPHKTPAKSSLAKDSDFESYTLTKLRQAEERKRLIEQMMAEDKET, encoded by the exons atgggagaattgaaaattgaagaattagatttgtatgaaatattgaatgttgATGTTAATAGTCCAACATCAGAG ataaaaaaagCTTACAGAAAGCAAGCACTCCAGTGTCATCCAGATAAAAACCCAGATGATCCAAATGCTGTCAAAAAATTCCAtgaattatccaaaatattagaaatactAACAGATGTATCAGCTAGAGCGGCATATGATAGAGTTTTGAAGGCAAGAAAAGAAGCTGCATTGAGACACAAGGAATTAGACAgcaaaagaagaaaattgaaagaagaTTTAGAATATAGAGAGAAGCTTACCTCTGTTAATAGGAAAACAGCAGATGAACTTTTGAAG GAAGAAATTGAGAGGTTAAGAAAAGAAGGATCGAGGCAAGTacaagaagaaattgaaatagtAAAGCAACAACTAAAGAAAGAACAAAACTTAAACGCAGAATATTGGGATGGTTCGAAACATAGGATCAAACTTAAATGGACTGCTAGTAAAAATGACAAGACAAATGGAGGGTACACACAAGAGATGTTGAATAAGTTTTTATCTAAA TATGGAGATATCCAGGTATTGGTTATGTCCCCAAAAAAAGCTGGTAGTGCCTTGGTCGAGTTTAAAGATAGAAATGCAGCA GAAATGGCAGTAAACCTAGAAGTGGGTTTGCCCCAGAATCCTTTGAAGTTGGAATGGTTAAACGGACCTCCTCATAAAACCCCAGCCAAAAGTTCGTTAGCAAAAGATTCTGATTTTGAAAGTTATACTTTAACTAAATTAAGACAAgcagaagaaagaaaaagacTTATTGAACAAATGATGGCAGAAGATAAAGAAACTTGA
- the LOC130443999 gene encoding DENN domain-containing protein 1B-like isoform X1 translates to MGSRIRENVRHFFECFCEVVPPTGDTDAWIIQQFPETYKDTEVLKSVPKFAYPYKFENDVIQHYSFVLTDQESKWTFGFCRHDPKSETAIVVLSSLPWHQGFYKFLDTTAVLMHSSRTEDLREFLTAVYNAKIAEPGRKFIVPFNKGESTFTVDVPRPFQLPSIPENRNLTEYFNAVDTHTMSVIFASMLFERRIIFISKKLKRLSACVQSANDIIYPMIWQHIFIPVLPMSLIDYLLAPMPFLIGVPEEVFKQVRRSEIGDVVILDTDANTVETPFDDLNSLPTEVVTSLRKQLKNKQLGDGVSRAFLRALVQLIGGYRDALKFQPGQKVTFDEERFIETRSPSLQPFLREMLQLQIFQQFIEERLTMLNTGQGFSDEFEYEIEGYSAKSGSKLKQQYKEWTTTMKKEGTAFFKSVKDKANPAVKSAVKTVKDGGKGVKSAYKGLRSKLKDNQGPHHLENGIERGDKPRSAPNSPTGKRSTIPGFSAPVTTYRKDAALALKNSAMQRSYSPLSPSSQPLSPDVIDSPRSGSPVEIPQIDLMNEMEDLLQLRLDTPPVDRSLKPVRSLENFKNASPLNSPDRWAIHSRVSAPMASPPNRFFLQNLGHSQETQNLLQSPDDVFLSPPSVPPRKPPRDTTRELFSSTPFVVGSGHSENGDPLFFVANQHSVDIVKLSPPTHSPRRKQNQETEDLIRLDSASDIDDFDPLSTKSTPNKSKLPLTISNPLYTYENNSIKQNGGISNSTFKQQQVTNREIQNDQDLLQEYGLNFNFSSIQNQNSFDSFGTSSKVNVKSQWTKFD, encoded by the exons ATGGGATCAAGAATAAg GGAGAACGTTAGACATTTCTTTGAATGTTTTTGCGAAGTTGTACCCCCAACTGGTGATACTGATGCATGGATTATACAACAATTTCCTGAAACATACAAGGACACAGAAGTATTAAAATCCGTACCAAAATTTGCTTATccatataaatttgaaaa tgATGTGATACAGCACTATTCATTTGTACTAACCGATCAGGAATCAAAGTGGACTTTTGGATTTTGTAGACATGATCCCAAATCAGAAACTGCGATCGTGGTCTTGAGCTCTTTACCATGGCATCAAGGATTTTATAA atttctaGATACAACTGCAGTATTAATGCATAGTTCGAGAACGGAAGATCTCAGGGAATTCTTAACAGCAGTATACAATGCCAAAATTGCCGAACCTGGACGAAAGTTCATAGTTCCATTCAATAAAGGAGAAAGT ACCTTCACTGTAGATGTACCAAGACCTTTTCAATTACCGAGTATACCTGAAAAT agaaACCTGACAGAATATTTTAATGCTGTTGATACTCATACAATGTCCGTAATTTTTGCTTCCATGCTATTCGAAAGGAggataatatttatttcgaaaaaattaaaacggtTAAGTGCTTGCGTACAATCTGCCAATGATATAATATATCCCATGATTTGGCAACATATATTTATTCCAGTGTTGCCAATGTCGCTAATAGATTATCTATTAGCGCCCATGCCTTTTCTAATCGGAGTGCCTGAAGAAGTATTTAAG caaGTTAGACGAAGTGAAATAGGTGATGTGGTTATTCTAGATACAGATGCGAATACAGTAGAAACCCCATTTGATGATCTGAATAGTCTTCCTACAGAAGTG GTAACATCTTtaagaaaacaattaaaaaacaaacaattaggCGACGGCGTATCAAGGGCGTTTTTAAGGGCTTTAGTTCAGTTAATAGGAGGATACAGAGATGCATTGAAATTTCAACCTGGTCAAAAGGTAACATTCGATGAAGAAAGATTTATTGAAACTAGGTCACCATCTTTACAACCATTCCTACGGGAAATGTTGCAACTACAAATCTTTCaacag tttatagaAGAACGGTTGACGATGTTAAACACTGGTCAAGGATTCTCTGATGAATTCGAATATGAAATCGAGGGTTATTCAGCTAAATCCGGTTCCAAACTCAAACAACAGTACAAAGAATGGACTACAACGATGAAGAAAGAAGGTACAGCATTTTTCAAAAGTGTAAAAGATAAG gCGAATCCTGCAGTGAAATCCGCAGTTAAAACA gtGAAAGATGGCGGCAAAGGAGTGAAAAGTGCATACAAAGGCTTACGGtcaaaattaaaagataatCAAGGACCACATCATTTAGAAAATGGCATCGAAAGAGGTGACAAACCTCGTTCTGCACCCAATTCGCCTACTGGTAAACGAAGTACAATTCCAGGATTTAGTGCACCTGTAACGACGTACCGTAAAGATGCAGCTTTAGCTCTAAAAAATTCAGCTATGCAAAG GTCTTATAGCCCACTTAGTCCTAGTTCCCAACCTTTATCGCCCGATGTTATAGATAGTCCACGAAGTGGTAGTCCTGTAGAAATACCTCAAATTGAtttaatgaatgaaatggaaGATTTATTGCAATTACGACTTGATACGCCACCTGTTGATAGATCT CTTAAACCTGTTCGAAgcttagaaaatttcaaaaatgcgTCACCCTTGAACAGCCCAGACAGATGGGCGATACATTCACGGGTTAGCGCACCAATGGCATCACCTCCTAACCGCTTTTTCCTTCAAAACTTAGGTCACTCCCAAGAAACTCAAAATCTCCTACAATCTCCCGATGACGTATTCCTTTCTCCCCCTTCAGTACCACCTAGAAAACCACCTAGAGACACTACCAGAGAACTATTTAGCAGCACGCCATTTGTGGTGGGTAGTGGGCACAGTGAAAACGGAGATcctttattttttgttgctaATCAACATTCCGTTGACATTGTAAAGTTATCGCCTCCAACGCATTCGCCTAGGCGGAAG CAAAACCAAGAGACTGAAGACTTGATCAGACTGGATTCTGCATCAGATATCGATGATTTTGATCCTTTATCAACTAAATCTACTCCTAATAAAAGCAAACTTCCGTTAACAATATCAAATCCTCTGTATACGTACGAGAACAATAGTATTAAACAAAATGGAGGCATCTCAAATTCTACTTTCAAACAACAGCAAGTAACAAATAGAGAGATTCAAAACGATCAAGATTTACTTCAGGAGTATGGTTTGAACTTCAATTTTTCCAGTATACAGAATCAAAACAGTTTTGATTCGTTCGGTACCAGTAGTAAAGTTAACGTGAAGAGTCAGTGgacaaaatttgattga
- the LOC130443999 gene encoding DENN domain-containing protein 1A-like isoform X2 yields MGSRIRENVRHFFECFCEVVPPTGDTDAWIIQQFPETYKDTEVLKSVPKFAYPYKFEKHDPKSETAIVVLSSLPWHQGFYKFLDTTAVLMHSSRTEDLREFLTAVYNAKIAEPGRKFIVPFNKGESTFTVDVPRPFQLPSIPENRNLTEYFNAVDTHTMSVIFASMLFERRIIFISKKLKRLSACVQSANDIIYPMIWQHIFIPVLPMSLIDYLLAPMPFLIGVPEEVFKQVRRSEIGDVVILDTDANTVETPFDDLNSLPTEVVTSLRKQLKNKQLGDGVSRAFLRALVQLIGGYRDALKFQPGQKVTFDEERFIETRSPSLQPFLREMLQLQIFQQFIEERLTMLNTGQGFSDEFEYEIEGYSAKSGSKLKQQYKEWTTTMKKEGTAFFKSVKDKANPAVKSAVKTVKDGGKGVKSAYKGLRSKLKDNQGPHHLENGIERGDKPRSAPNSPTGKRSTIPGFSAPVTTYRKDAALALKNSAMQRSYSPLSPSSQPLSPDVIDSPRSGSPVEIPQIDLMNEMEDLLQLRLDTPPVDRSLKPVRSLENFKNASPLNSPDRWAIHSRVSAPMASPPNRFFLQNLGHSQETQNLLQSPDDVFLSPPSVPPRKPPRDTTRELFSSTPFVVGSGHSENGDPLFFVANQHSVDIVKLSPPTHSPRRKQNQETEDLIRLDSASDIDDFDPLSTKSTPNKSKLPLTISNPLYTYENNSIKQNGGISNSTFKQQQVTNREIQNDQDLLQEYGLNFNFSSIQNQNSFDSFGTSSKVNVKSQWTKFD; encoded by the exons ATGGGATCAAGAATAAg GGAGAACGTTAGACATTTCTTTGAATGTTTTTGCGAAGTTGTACCCCCAACTGGTGATACTGATGCATGGATTATACAACAATTTCCTGAAACATACAAGGACACAGAAGTATTAAAATCCGTACCAAAATTTGCTTATccatataaatttgaaaa ACATGATCCCAAATCAGAAACTGCGATCGTGGTCTTGAGCTCTTTACCATGGCATCAAGGATTTTATAA atttctaGATACAACTGCAGTATTAATGCATAGTTCGAGAACGGAAGATCTCAGGGAATTCTTAACAGCAGTATACAATGCCAAAATTGCCGAACCTGGACGAAAGTTCATAGTTCCATTCAATAAAGGAGAAAGT ACCTTCACTGTAGATGTACCAAGACCTTTTCAATTACCGAGTATACCTGAAAAT agaaACCTGACAGAATATTTTAATGCTGTTGATACTCATACAATGTCCGTAATTTTTGCTTCCATGCTATTCGAAAGGAggataatatttatttcgaaaaaattaaaacggtTAAGTGCTTGCGTACAATCTGCCAATGATATAATATATCCCATGATTTGGCAACATATATTTATTCCAGTGTTGCCAATGTCGCTAATAGATTATCTATTAGCGCCCATGCCTTTTCTAATCGGAGTGCCTGAAGAAGTATTTAAG caaGTTAGACGAAGTGAAATAGGTGATGTGGTTATTCTAGATACAGATGCGAATACAGTAGAAACCCCATTTGATGATCTGAATAGTCTTCCTACAGAAGTG GTAACATCTTtaagaaaacaattaaaaaacaaacaattaggCGACGGCGTATCAAGGGCGTTTTTAAGGGCTTTAGTTCAGTTAATAGGAGGATACAGAGATGCATTGAAATTTCAACCTGGTCAAAAGGTAACATTCGATGAAGAAAGATTTATTGAAACTAGGTCACCATCTTTACAACCATTCCTACGGGAAATGTTGCAACTACAAATCTTTCaacag tttatagaAGAACGGTTGACGATGTTAAACACTGGTCAAGGATTCTCTGATGAATTCGAATATGAAATCGAGGGTTATTCAGCTAAATCCGGTTCCAAACTCAAACAACAGTACAAAGAATGGACTACAACGATGAAGAAAGAAGGTACAGCATTTTTCAAAAGTGTAAAAGATAAG gCGAATCCTGCAGTGAAATCCGCAGTTAAAACA gtGAAAGATGGCGGCAAAGGAGTGAAAAGTGCATACAAAGGCTTACGGtcaaaattaaaagataatCAAGGACCACATCATTTAGAAAATGGCATCGAAAGAGGTGACAAACCTCGTTCTGCACCCAATTCGCCTACTGGTAAACGAAGTACAATTCCAGGATTTAGTGCACCTGTAACGACGTACCGTAAAGATGCAGCTTTAGCTCTAAAAAATTCAGCTATGCAAAG GTCTTATAGCCCACTTAGTCCTAGTTCCCAACCTTTATCGCCCGATGTTATAGATAGTCCACGAAGTGGTAGTCCTGTAGAAATACCTCAAATTGAtttaatgaatgaaatggaaGATTTATTGCAATTACGACTTGATACGCCACCTGTTGATAGATCT CTTAAACCTGTTCGAAgcttagaaaatttcaaaaatgcgTCACCCTTGAACAGCCCAGACAGATGGGCGATACATTCACGGGTTAGCGCACCAATGGCATCACCTCCTAACCGCTTTTTCCTTCAAAACTTAGGTCACTCCCAAGAAACTCAAAATCTCCTACAATCTCCCGATGACGTATTCCTTTCTCCCCCTTCAGTACCACCTAGAAAACCACCTAGAGACACTACCAGAGAACTATTTAGCAGCACGCCATTTGTGGTGGGTAGTGGGCACAGTGAAAACGGAGATcctttattttttgttgctaATCAACATTCCGTTGACATTGTAAAGTTATCGCCTCCAACGCATTCGCCTAGGCGGAAG CAAAACCAAGAGACTGAAGACTTGATCAGACTGGATTCTGCATCAGATATCGATGATTTTGATCCTTTATCAACTAAATCTACTCCTAATAAAAGCAAACTTCCGTTAACAATATCAAATCCTCTGTATACGTACGAGAACAATAGTATTAAACAAAATGGAGGCATCTCAAATTCTACTTTCAAACAACAGCAAGTAACAAATAGAGAGATTCAAAACGATCAAGATTTACTTCAGGAGTATGGTTTGAACTTCAATTTTTCCAGTATACAGAATCAAAACAGTTTTGATTCGTTCGGTACCAGTAGTAAAGTTAACGTGAAGAGTCAGTGgacaaaatttgattga